Proteins found in one Dermacentor silvarum isolate Dsil-2018 chromosome 8, BIME_Dsil_1.4, whole genome shotgun sequence genomic segment:
- the LOC119460762 gene encoding uncharacterized protein LOC119460762 isoform X2 produces MKRSVVLYSFAIFLFLCKQDALAQYILPMGTAPYGLAVSNAYMQRGRAIGAAQSGLFGGPYAGSAAVQPIAAAQPTYPATQPAPAQPQSHVLQPAPQAQVYVLQAAPAPQALLYPQPLLVPQQLYPAQPGAAAPPPYALQPVYVQSPQPQPFQPLATIQPQPYAVQQQSELQPQPNPGLSPPEFQAQTSLDQGSAAAQPAQPQTYVTQPRQLLLYSVDPATSFRNEPSRDSVRVERDPARVDNVHAQAVTYANSLPFSLVQQAFPGGSVLFPVHNRSLPGLALAQRHLNQAKAWISSIPPVNVKPQQSSTLARVFPWLSAKVPWLHRAASSQLKEGEETVVKNSKNPKERIEQQQERLRIWQERQRRELARQRLQHQQLLKQKNEKRRKLQEQRRQRERQQWLLTQRARQQRLRKQLTHQGAVAQNQQFRQGQLLLHEQRRRQHSEPWTRHMVPGSAFASARQMHVASVQQAQGSTSERNTSALVHPQARRGGNISIIRGPSSGVTVNKTAPGSSINVEVQPGIRGAPNKHIVVKNPWTGVTINKTVTAQGTSVQVNRDPRLSANSQILVKNPWTGVTVNKTVSAGNVNVEIQSKMQGSPKSQIFVQNPWTGLTVNKTVSGSGVSVSVQRGQQGVPGSQIVVQNPWTGVTVNKTVSAKGVNVQMQRGSHAIPSSQVVVQNPSTGVTVNKTVTAQAAANDQLTLVSPVHQVLVHNPWTGVTVNKTVTGGDVNVEIHQNEQGTLQKQISVNNSWTGVTVNKTATGGDVTVAVQRDQQELPSSHILVQNPWTGVTVNKTINEKGVNVQVKSGNRGIASSQVVVRNPWTGVTINKTVTAQGTNVQIERDSGAFPSHQILVQNPWTGVTVNKTVTGSGVSVAVQRDQQQVPSSQILVQNPWIGVTVNKTINESGVNVQVQRGSHGTASNQVVVQNPWTGVTINKTITAQGTNVQIERDSQAQVSPIHQILAQNPLTGVKIDRTITGGDVNVEIQHNKQGTSEKQILVTNPWTGVTVNKTISDSGVSVSVQQSAREVPSSKTAVQFPWIGVNVSKATTGASVNVSVLHSSQMQDRESQDAVVISRTDPGTNVNVDVEHAAQGHVSKQVVVQNPFTGVTVNKSISDHAVNISVHHDLKKITSGHVVVDNSPTGLGVSNSIIAGNVNVEAQHSTEEAPSGMINVRNSLAGVTINKSLSGSSVNVSVQRGPPGVLSKRIEIYNPWTGTTVNKTISEDGVNVSVQNVLLGAPNSQVIVENPWTGVTINKTITPNKINVEVQRSAEGAYNSHIVAANPFAAVTVNKTISGSGTNVSVKQGAGGVLNKHIVVQNPWTGVTVNKTITGNGVNIHVERGCANGFGTSSCSRFRNRNDN; encoded by the exons ATGAAAAGATCAGTCGTTTTGTACTCCTTTGccattttcttgtttctttgcaAGCAAG ATGCGTTGGCCCAGTACATATTGCCG ATGGGGACAGCACCCTATGGCTTGGCGGTCAGCAACGCGTATATGCAGAGGGGACGCGCCATTGGAGCGGCACAGAGTGGCCTATTCG GTGGTCCTTATGCTGGCTCCGCGGCTGTGCAGCCGATAGCGGCGGCGCAACCCACCTACCCTGCTACTCAACCGGCACCGGCGCAGCCCCAATCACACGTGCTTCAGCCGGCGCCACAGGCTCAAGTATACGTTCTGCAAGCAGCACCCGCGCCCCAGGCGCTACTGTACCCTCAGCCATTACTGGTACCTCAACAATTGTATCCCGCTCAGCCTGGTGCAGCGGCCCCtccgccgtatgcactccagcccgtGTATGTACAGTCACCACAGCCGCAGCCTTTTCAACCTTTAGCAACTATTCAGCCGCAGCCTTACGCAGTTCAGCAGCAATCGGAGCTACAACCACAGCCCAACCCTGGTCTCTCACCACCGGAATTCCAGGCACAGACTTCCCTCGACCAGGGATCTGCTGCCGCCCAGCCAGCCCAGCCGCAAACGTACGTGACTCAGCCACGACAACTGCTTTTGTACAGTGTCGACCCAGCTACTTCTTTTCGGAATGAACCGAGCCGCGATTCCGTCCGCGTCGAACGTGATCCTGCGCGCGTAGATAACGTGCACGCGCAAGCTGTGACATACGCCAACTCCTTGCCATTCAGTCTGGTGCAACAAGCTTTTCCGGGAGGCTCGGTGCTGTTCCCTGTTCACAACAGAAGCCTACCTGGTTTGGCCCTAGCGCAGCGACACCTCAACCAAGCCAAGGCATGGATTTCGTCCATACCACCAGTTAACGTAAAACCACAGCAGTCTAGTACCTTAGCTCGGGTTTTCCCGTGGCTCTCAGCGAAGGTGCCGTGGCTGCACCGCGCAGCTTCATCGCAATTGAAAGAAGGTGAAGAAACAGTAGTAAAGAATTCCAAAAACCCTAAGGAAAGAATTGAACAGCAACAAGAAAGATTGCGGATCTGGCAAGAAAGGCAGCGGCGAGAGTTGGCTAGGCAGCGTCTGCAACACCAGCAGCTTCTTAAGCAAAAGAATGAAAAGCGGAGGAAACTTCAGGAGCAAAGGCGACAGCGAGAGAGACAACAGTGGTTGTTGACACAAAGAGCACGTCAACAGCGTCTGCGGAAACAACTAACTCATCAAGGTGCGGTGGCGCAGAACCAACAATTCAGGCAAGGCCAACTCCTTTTGCACGagcaacgccgacggcagcatAGTGAACCATGGACAAGACATATGGTTCCAGGATCTGCGTTCGCGTCAGCGAGGCAAATGCACGTGGCGTCTGTACAACAAGCCCAAGGATCAACTTCAGAAAGAAACACCAGCGCTTTGGTTCATCCACAAGCAAGACGTGGCGGAAATATCAGCATCATTCGAGGCCCTTCATCTGGAGTAACAGTCAATAAAACAGCCCCCGGAAGCAGTATTAACGTAGAGGTCCAACCAGGGATTCGTGGAGCTCCCAACAAGCATATTGTTGTAAAAAATCCTTGGACAGGCGTGACAATCAACAAAACAGTCACCGCTCAAGGTACTTCCGTCCAAGTAAATCGAGACCCTCGATTATCTGCAAACAGCCAAATACTGGTCAAGAACCCATGGACAGGAGTTACGGTCAACAAAACAGTCTCTGCGGGCAATGTAAATGTGGAGATCCAGAGCAAGATGCAGGGATCTCCGAAGTCACAGATATTTGTACAAAACCCTTGGACAGGACTGACAGTAAACAAGACTGTAAGTGGAAGCGGTGTCAGCGTCTCAGTACAGCGAGGTCAACAAGGAGTTCCTGGCAGCCAAATAGTTGTTCAGAACCCTTGGACTGGTGTGACCGTAAATAAAACAGTAAGCGCTAAAGGTGTCAACGTACAAATGCAACGTGGAAGCCATGCAATTCCAAGCAGCCAAGTTGTAGTGCAAAATCCTTCAACAGGAGTGACAGTCAATAAAACAGTAACCGCGCAAGCTGCTGCCAATGACCAACTCACATTGGTATCCCCAGTCCACCAAGTCCTGGTTCACAATCCGTGGACGGGGGTTACAGTTAACAAAACAGTCACTGGAGGTGATGTGAATGTTGAAATTCATCAAAACGAGCAGGGAACTTTGCAGAAACAAATATCTGTAAACAACTCTTGGACAGGAGTGACAGTGAACAAAACTGCAACTGGCGGTGATGTCACTGTCGCCGTCCAGCGTGACCAACAAGAACTTCCTAGCAGCCACATACTCGTTCAGAACCCTTGGACTGGAGTGACTGTcaacaaaacaataaatgaaaAGGGTGTCAACGTGCAAGTGAAAAGTGGAAATCGTGGCATTGCTAGCAGTCAAGTTGTAGTCCGGAATCCCTGGACAGGAGTGACAATCAACAAAACAGTTACAGCGCAAGGTACCAACGTCCAAATAGAGCGCGACTCTGGAGCCTTTCCTAGCCACCAAATCCTGGTTCAAAACCCATGGACAGGGGTTACAGTGAACAAAACTGTAACTGGCAGTGGTGTCAGCGTCGCCGTGCAGCGTGACCAACAACAAGTTCCTAGCAGCCAAATACTTGTTCAGAACCCTTGGATTGGAGTGACCGTCAACAAAACGATAAATGAAAGCGGTGTTAACGTGCAAGTGCAACGTGGAAGTCACGGAACTGCTAGCAATCAAGTTGTAGTGCAGAATCCATGGACAGGAGTGACGATAAACAAAACAATTACAGCACAAGGTACCAACGTCCAAATAGAGCGTGACTCCCAAGCCCAAGTGTCTCCAATTCACCAAATCCTAGCTCAGAACCCATTGACTGGAGTTAAAATCGACAGAACGATCACTGGGGGCGACGTGAATGTCGAAATCCAGCACAATAAGCAAGGAACTTCCGAGAAGCAAATATTGGTAACAAACCCTTGGACAGGAGTGACGGTCAACAAAACCATAAGTGACAGTGGTGTCAGCGTTTCAGTGCAGCAGAGCGCACGGGAAGTTCCTAGCAGCAAAACAGCCGTTCAGTTCCCATGGATAGGGGTAAATGTCAGCAAAGCAACCACAGGAGCAAGCGTCAACGTATCAGTCCTGCACAGCAGCCAAATGCAAGACCGAGAATCCCAGGATGCAGTTGTAATCAGCAGAACAGACCCTGGAACTAATGTCAATGTGGACGTCGAGCACGCTGCACAAGGGCATGTTAGCAAGCAGGTAGTTGTACAAAATCCTTTCACGGGAGTGACAGTTAACAAAAGCATAAGTGACCATGCTGTCAACATCTCAGTCCACCATGACCTCAAAAAAATTACCAGTGGCCACGTGGTCGTCGATAACTCACCGACCGGATTAGGAGTCAGCAATTCAATAATTGCAGGAAATGTAAATGTGGAGGCCCAGCATAGCACGGAAGAAGCTCCTAGTGGTATGATAAATGTACGAAACTCCTTGGCAGGAGTGACTATTAATAAATCTTTAAGTGGTAGCAGCGTCAACGTCTCCGTCCAGCGTGGTCCGCCAGGAGTTCTAAGCAAACGAATAGAGATTTACAACCCCTGGACAGGAACGACTGTTAACAAAACGATCAGTGAAGACGGCGTAAACGTGTCAGTGCAGAATGTTCTTCTAGGGGCCCCAAATAGTCAAGTAATTGTCGAAAACCCGTGGACAGGAGTGACGATTAACAAAACCATTACCCCAAACAAAATTAATGTCGAGGTCCAACGGAGCGCAGAAGGAGCCTACAACAGTCACATAGTGGCAGCAAATCCTTTCGCAGCAGTGACAGTTAACAAAACAATTAGCGGTAGTGGTACGAACGTCTCAGTCAAGCAAGGCGCAGGAGGCGTTTTGAATAAACATATAGTGGTCCAAAATCCGTGGACAGGTGTGACGGTCAACAAAACAATCACTGGAAACGGCGTAAATATCCATGTAGAACGCGGTTGTGCAAACGGCTTCGGGACCTCAAGTTGCTCAAGGTTCAGGAACAGGAACGACAATTAA
- the LOC119460762 gene encoding uncharacterized protein LOC119460762 isoform X1, with protein MKRSVVLYSFAIFLFLCKQDALAQYILPMGTAPYGLAVSNAYMQRGRAIGAAQSGLFGASMRPTGIGAVTPRLYRPYGLYPGGPYAGSAAVQPIAAAQPTYPATQPAPAQPQSHVLQPAPQAQVYVLQAAPAPQALLYPQPLLVPQQLYPAQPGAAAPPPYALQPVYVQSPQPQPFQPLATIQPQPYAVQQQSELQPQPNPGLSPPEFQAQTSLDQGSAAAQPAQPQTYVTQPRQLLLYSVDPATSFRNEPSRDSVRVERDPARVDNVHAQAVTYANSLPFSLVQQAFPGGSVLFPVHNRSLPGLALAQRHLNQAKAWISSIPPVNVKPQQSSTLARVFPWLSAKVPWLHRAASSQLKEGEETVVKNSKNPKERIEQQQERLRIWQERQRRELARQRLQHQQLLKQKNEKRRKLQEQRRQRERQQWLLTQRARQQRLRKQLTHQGAVAQNQQFRQGQLLLHEQRRRQHSEPWTRHMVPGSAFASARQMHVASVQQAQGSTSERNTSALVHPQARRGGNISIIRGPSSGVTVNKTAPGSSINVEVQPGIRGAPNKHIVVKNPWTGVTINKTVTAQGTSVQVNRDPRLSANSQILVKNPWTGVTVNKTVSAGNVNVEIQSKMQGSPKSQIFVQNPWTGLTVNKTVSGSGVSVSVQRGQQGVPGSQIVVQNPWTGVTVNKTVSAKGVNVQMQRGSHAIPSSQVVVQNPSTGVTVNKTVTAQAAANDQLTLVSPVHQVLVHNPWTGVTVNKTVTGGDVNVEIHQNEQGTLQKQISVNNSWTGVTVNKTATGGDVTVAVQRDQQELPSSHILVQNPWTGVTVNKTINEKGVNVQVKSGNRGIASSQVVVRNPWTGVTINKTVTAQGTNVQIERDSGAFPSHQILVQNPWTGVTVNKTVTGSGVSVAVQRDQQQVPSSQILVQNPWIGVTVNKTINESGVNVQVQRGSHGTASNQVVVQNPWTGVTINKTITAQGTNVQIERDSQAQVSPIHQILAQNPLTGVKIDRTITGGDVNVEIQHNKQGTSEKQILVTNPWTGVTVNKTISDSGVSVSVQQSAREVPSSKTAVQFPWIGVNVSKATTGASVNVSVLHSSQMQDRESQDAVVISRTDPGTNVNVDVEHAAQGHVSKQVVVQNPFTGVTVNKSISDHAVNISVHHDLKKITSGHVVVDNSPTGLGVSNSIIAGNVNVEAQHSTEEAPSGMINVRNSLAGVTINKSLSGSSVNVSVQRGPPGVLSKRIEIYNPWTGTTVNKTISEDGVNVSVQNVLLGAPNSQVIVENPWTGVTINKTITPNKINVEVQRSAEGAYNSHIVAANPFAAVTVNKTISGSGTNVSVKQGAGGVLNKHIVVQNPWTGVTVNKTITGNGVNIHVERGCANGFGTSSCSRFRNRNDN; from the exons ATGAAAAGATCAGTCGTTTTGTACTCCTTTGccattttcttgtttctttgcaAGCAAG ATGCGTTGGCCCAGTACATATTGCCG ATGGGGACAGCACCCTATGGCTTGGCGGTCAGCAACGCGTATATGCAGAGGGGACGCGCCATTGGAGCGGCACAGAGTGGCCTATTCGGTGCGAGCATGAGACCAACTGGTATTGGCGCCGTGACGCCGCGACTTTACCGACCCTATGGTCTATACCCAGGTGGTCCTTATGCTGGCTCCGCGGCTGTGCAGCCGATAGCGGCGGCGCAACCCACCTACCCTGCTACTCAACCGGCACCGGCGCAGCCCCAATCACACGTGCTTCAGCCGGCGCCACAGGCTCAAGTATACGTTCTGCAAGCAGCACCCGCGCCCCAGGCGCTACTGTACCCTCAGCCATTACTGGTACCTCAACAATTGTATCCCGCTCAGCCTGGTGCAGCGGCCCCtccgccgtatgcactccagcccgtGTATGTACAGTCACCACAGCCGCAGCCTTTTCAACCTTTAGCAACTATTCAGCCGCAGCCTTACGCAGTTCAGCAGCAATCGGAGCTACAACCACAGCCCAACCCTGGTCTCTCACCACCGGAATTCCAGGCACAGACTTCCCTCGACCAGGGATCTGCTGCCGCCCAGCCAGCCCAGCCGCAAACGTACGTGACTCAGCCACGACAACTGCTTTTGTACAGTGTCGACCCAGCTACTTCTTTTCGGAATGAACCGAGCCGCGATTCCGTCCGCGTCGAACGTGATCCTGCGCGCGTAGATAACGTGCACGCGCAAGCTGTGACATACGCCAACTCCTTGCCATTCAGTCTGGTGCAACAAGCTTTTCCGGGAGGCTCGGTGCTGTTCCCTGTTCACAACAGAAGCCTACCTGGTTTGGCCCTAGCGCAGCGACACCTCAACCAAGCCAAGGCATGGATTTCGTCCATACCACCAGTTAACGTAAAACCACAGCAGTCTAGTACCTTAGCTCGGGTTTTCCCGTGGCTCTCAGCGAAGGTGCCGTGGCTGCACCGCGCAGCTTCATCGCAATTGAAAGAAGGTGAAGAAACAGTAGTAAAGAATTCCAAAAACCCTAAGGAAAGAATTGAACAGCAACAAGAAAGATTGCGGATCTGGCAAGAAAGGCAGCGGCGAGAGTTGGCTAGGCAGCGTCTGCAACACCAGCAGCTTCTTAAGCAAAAGAATGAAAAGCGGAGGAAACTTCAGGAGCAAAGGCGACAGCGAGAGAGACAACAGTGGTTGTTGACACAAAGAGCACGTCAACAGCGTCTGCGGAAACAACTAACTCATCAAGGTGCGGTGGCGCAGAACCAACAATTCAGGCAAGGCCAACTCCTTTTGCACGagcaacgccgacggcagcatAGTGAACCATGGACAAGACATATGGTTCCAGGATCTGCGTTCGCGTCAGCGAGGCAAATGCACGTGGCGTCTGTACAACAAGCCCAAGGATCAACTTCAGAAAGAAACACCAGCGCTTTGGTTCATCCACAAGCAAGACGTGGCGGAAATATCAGCATCATTCGAGGCCCTTCATCTGGAGTAACAGTCAATAAAACAGCCCCCGGAAGCAGTATTAACGTAGAGGTCCAACCAGGGATTCGTGGAGCTCCCAACAAGCATATTGTTGTAAAAAATCCTTGGACAGGCGTGACAATCAACAAAACAGTCACCGCTCAAGGTACTTCCGTCCAAGTAAATCGAGACCCTCGATTATCTGCAAACAGCCAAATACTGGTCAAGAACCCATGGACAGGAGTTACGGTCAACAAAACAGTCTCTGCGGGCAATGTAAATGTGGAGATCCAGAGCAAGATGCAGGGATCTCCGAAGTCACAGATATTTGTACAAAACCCTTGGACAGGACTGACAGTAAACAAGACTGTAAGTGGAAGCGGTGTCAGCGTCTCAGTACAGCGAGGTCAACAAGGAGTTCCTGGCAGCCAAATAGTTGTTCAGAACCCTTGGACTGGTGTGACCGTAAATAAAACAGTAAGCGCTAAAGGTGTCAACGTACAAATGCAACGTGGAAGCCATGCAATTCCAAGCAGCCAAGTTGTAGTGCAAAATCCTTCAACAGGAGTGACAGTCAATAAAACAGTAACCGCGCAAGCTGCTGCCAATGACCAACTCACATTGGTATCCCCAGTCCACCAAGTCCTGGTTCACAATCCGTGGACGGGGGTTACAGTTAACAAAACAGTCACTGGAGGTGATGTGAATGTTGAAATTCATCAAAACGAGCAGGGAACTTTGCAGAAACAAATATCTGTAAACAACTCTTGGACAGGAGTGACAGTGAACAAAACTGCAACTGGCGGTGATGTCACTGTCGCCGTCCAGCGTGACCAACAAGAACTTCCTAGCAGCCACATACTCGTTCAGAACCCTTGGACTGGAGTGACTGTcaacaaaacaataaatgaaaAGGGTGTCAACGTGCAAGTGAAAAGTGGAAATCGTGGCATTGCTAGCAGTCAAGTTGTAGTCCGGAATCCCTGGACAGGAGTGACAATCAACAAAACAGTTACAGCGCAAGGTACCAACGTCCAAATAGAGCGCGACTCTGGAGCCTTTCCTAGCCACCAAATCCTGGTTCAAAACCCATGGACAGGGGTTACAGTGAACAAAACTGTAACTGGCAGTGGTGTCAGCGTCGCCGTGCAGCGTGACCAACAACAAGTTCCTAGCAGCCAAATACTTGTTCAGAACCCTTGGATTGGAGTGACCGTCAACAAAACGATAAATGAAAGCGGTGTTAACGTGCAAGTGCAACGTGGAAGTCACGGAACTGCTAGCAATCAAGTTGTAGTGCAGAATCCATGGACAGGAGTGACGATAAACAAAACAATTACAGCACAAGGTACCAACGTCCAAATAGAGCGTGACTCCCAAGCCCAAGTGTCTCCAATTCACCAAATCCTAGCTCAGAACCCATTGACTGGAGTTAAAATCGACAGAACGATCACTGGGGGCGACGTGAATGTCGAAATCCAGCACAATAAGCAAGGAACTTCCGAGAAGCAAATATTGGTAACAAACCCTTGGACAGGAGTGACGGTCAACAAAACCATAAGTGACAGTGGTGTCAGCGTTTCAGTGCAGCAGAGCGCACGGGAAGTTCCTAGCAGCAAAACAGCCGTTCAGTTCCCATGGATAGGGGTAAATGTCAGCAAAGCAACCACAGGAGCAAGCGTCAACGTATCAGTCCTGCACAGCAGCCAAATGCAAGACCGAGAATCCCAGGATGCAGTTGTAATCAGCAGAACAGACCCTGGAACTAATGTCAATGTGGACGTCGAGCACGCTGCACAAGGGCATGTTAGCAAGCAGGTAGTTGTACAAAATCCTTTCACGGGAGTGACAGTTAACAAAAGCATAAGTGACCATGCTGTCAACATCTCAGTCCACCATGACCTCAAAAAAATTACCAGTGGCCACGTGGTCGTCGATAACTCACCGACCGGATTAGGAGTCAGCAATTCAATAATTGCAGGAAATGTAAATGTGGAGGCCCAGCATAGCACGGAAGAAGCTCCTAGTGGTATGATAAATGTACGAAACTCCTTGGCAGGAGTGACTATTAATAAATCTTTAAGTGGTAGCAGCGTCAACGTCTCCGTCCAGCGTGGTCCGCCAGGAGTTCTAAGCAAACGAATAGAGATTTACAACCCCTGGACAGGAACGACTGTTAACAAAACGATCAGTGAAGACGGCGTAAACGTGTCAGTGCAGAATGTTCTTCTAGGGGCCCCAAATAGTCAAGTAATTGTCGAAAACCCGTGGACAGGAGTGACGATTAACAAAACCATTACCCCAAACAAAATTAATGTCGAGGTCCAACGGAGCGCAGAAGGAGCCTACAACAGTCACATAGTGGCAGCAAATCCTTTCGCAGCAGTGACAGTTAACAAAACAATTAGCGGTAGTGGTACGAACGTCTCAGTCAAGCAAGGCGCAGGAGGCGTTTTGAATAAACATATAGTGGTCCAAAATCCGTGGACAGGTGTGACGGTCAACAAAACAATCACTGGAAACGGCGTAAATATCCATGTAGAACGCGGTTGTGCAAACGGCTTCGGGACCTCAAGTTGCTCAAGGTTCAGGAACAGGAACGACAATTAA